Part of the Drosophila kikkawai strain 14028-0561.14 chromosome 3L, DkikHiC1v2, whole genome shotgun sequence genome is shown below.
ctggcgcTGTTATTGCGACTCGCTGTTGTTGTATTTGCTGCTGCCGGGTCACTTAGTGCCACATCCacatagttgttgttgttgctgcgcgCACAAAACCAATTTTTGCAACGATACATTTTGACTGTGTCATTTCCGCCACTTTAACGGTTGTCGTTGTGGCTTAATTTGCGGTGCCCTTgatttgtagttgttgttgtcctTGCTGCACCTGCAACAACCAGCCACGCCGCAAGTCAAATGCACTcgcaatttgcattttcaatcATTCGAGTTTGTCGTTAACAAGCTGGCATTTGCATATGGTAGCAGCAGAGCGCCTCCGTAATGGTATAACTTTATCCCCGACGAGATGCATTAGCCGCCAAACTGCAAGAAGATGTAAGAACGTTGAGATGCATTCAGCtcgtaaatataaaaaagttgcGCCAGTTACTTTAAAAACGGGGAAGTTGCCCGTTTTGCACTGGGAAAACTAAACTAATATTCAACTATTATGCAgtggcaaatatttatttatgagcgtgtatatttttacataaataataaataaactggaGTTGCAATCGAAAAGGAAAAGTGTTGAATTCTTAAAGCTCACACGTAGTCCTGCAGTCCAAAGACCAGGAAATGTCCTTCAATTAAAGAGTAATATTCATTTTGACAGTCTAATTATACgtattttctttaaagaagaaataatCTTAAGAAAATTCTACTTAATTATCATTACCACACAGAGAAGACCTAACTTAAGAAACTCTTACAAAAATTCTCCAAATTTCTTATAACCTTCCTAAGTACATAATTTCTTTCTCTGCAGGAAGATGGGTGCCGACTTTGCAAACATTTTGGAGGCCATTAAGCACGGTAATTGCCCCAAGCCCATCCAGACGAATAAACCACACAAAactcaaagaaaatatatagaaaggGAGAATAGGAGGAAAATGCAGCCGGAAGGGGAATCCTCGACTGCCACATACCCGTCACAGTCACCCGGAACGAGATTATCTGCAGCTGGGCAAAAGTCTTCTTGTTAGCTAAATGCAAGTATAATCCGATTGTTGccgaatttacttttacatttttactaCTTTGTAGCTCAAGTGCTGTTGCTTGAAATGTAGTAAACTTTATGAACTTTTAGTTAAAATACAGTTTAATCCGAAGAGATATGGGCGggcttaaaaatgaaaatataaaagtttcAGTCATGAACGGAAATAAATTGGAAACTCTTTTAGGTTAttatatatgtgtgtgcaggaattttaataaataaatttaagtaaaatctagctgaaataaatttaaatttggcaaagcAACCAATCGAACGCGTAATCAAGTtagcaatttaaaattgaaaacaaaatgttccACAGTTTTTGCACATTTTCCATGGTAATCGGTGCTTCCATGATGAATTGCCCAGACCCCCAGTTCATCAGAGCCAATGAAAAGGAAATTCTGAAAAACCAGCTGCACTCCGGACATTAAAAGGGCTATTGCCCGACCCCCCATACCCCCACCATTTAAGCCATAATGGGCATCTTGCCGCAAATCTAATTAACTTTGTTTTAGCATGCTACGTGCTCCGTGTACATCACCCGGAATGGCCACATTGGCTCAACTCATGCATATCGCATGCAGCAGGCGGGGGAGGCAGGATCCGGGTCAGAAAGGGAATGGAGGAAGTGGAACCAAAACTGGGTGAAAGCGATGGGAGGGCGGGCGAAATCAGACCGGAAAGAGCCGTAACGGGTGCTCCGCGGACGCCATAATCGAATGCACCAAGTGCTCGTACTCGCGCTCAGATTTCAGCTCATTTTCCCCTCTTTTTTCTGTGGGACGTTGGCacgaaggacgaaggactATTTAAATGCCAGCTCACAAAGGGAGCTCGAGTGGAAAATTTGCAAGAACCGAACTCACCGCACATTATTACACCCCCAAAAAGCGAAAACGAAACTGAATTCCAGTCCCTGCTTGCCAAATAAAGGCCATTTAGCCCAACTACTGGTAATTTTTCCCATAATTGATTTTGGCTTGCGGTCGGCTTGGCCTTTCATCTGGCAATGTGTTAGTAGGGGAATCTCATACACCCATACACCCGCACACACCCCCAGCCATACAAATGACTTTTTGCCTTGGCCGTAAGAGAGGAAAAAATGGCAGCGGAAACGCCTTGAGACAATGGCGACATTTGCGAGGCAATGTGGAAATGGCTGCTGTACGAAAACAGAACGAATAATCAACTAAGTGACGGAGCAGTTCTCTTATTTCCCGTGCACCTGtgcaggagcaggatcagAGGCGTATCTTTGAAAAAAACTAAGGGGGATTGTCAGTAATTAGGGTGATAGTctattaaatacttttgggaaactttaagaattatttttactataaaaaggatataaatacatttgatttttacttacttttgctttttaacataaaaatttatcttataaaatatttcccattttctaAGTCTTTACTAATCCAACTTATTTGCATTCATGAAAAACTGTCTCCCATATCTCTTGATTATTCCAATTGAGACTTAGCAAACAACTTGCAGAACTCACATCGTTTTCGGAAGCGGAAACAGCTGGGAAATCGTTTCCGACAAATCGATGTCTACAAACTTGGCCCTGATGTAGTTAAGGAAACGAAactgataaataaaatagatgcGAAATAAACAGAGATATTTGAAAATGCATTGCACGTATGGACAGTCACACTTTGCTGTTGACAGATTACGATGCCGGTGAAGTAAGTTTGCGTATGACAAGTGCCACTTCTGCAGGGGTTTCTTGCACATACACACCCCTTCGAAAGTCAGCACCCCTGCGATATGgtactatatagtatataaagCCTGCTGTTGTTTGTGGCCCTCCCCCACATACGTTCCAATTTCACCGCAAGAGTCTCAACAATTtctcatatttgtttacaattcgcGCATACAAATGCGCAAGGTTGTCCGTCCGCCGAACTGCCTTGGCATTGCAAAAAGCATCGGTGCTCTCAATGGGCTGCTGCCATAAGTTGTCATGTCGCAAATGGAAGTGGTGTGCAATCGACACCTAATCTAAAGGATACATAGAGAGGAAATCAATTTCTTATATTAACAAAcgttatttttacaaaaaaaaagagacttTTACCATTTTtccaatttatttacaatttattttaagctatATATTTAAACGCTTTAATGattgatttattaaattattgttttcagTGTATCATTTGTACtatgtgaaaataaatatactgATATTTGCCAAGTAGCTGTAGTATAAATTTTACTTCAAGAGATATCAGACCAAGGGAAAATCACAAcgaataaaatgtttaatatatcAAAACCGTGACAACTTCTAGagaaatgtacatatatttattgttttacatttaaaaaaatataatactaaGCGATTCCacttaaaataacaattaaataaatcgcTTTAGTTCAAAGTTCCGAAACACATTAACAATGTGAGACACCGCTTGATGTTTGAGACCTGGAGATAAACTGATAACTGACAAGTGGCATTCACTTTGctggaagaaaaaaaacgcCATAACGCCCGGGGGACGGAGAAGTCGAAACAGATTAGCTGCTtggaggagagagagagagagaaaccgAGAAGAGAGAAACCGAGAGTAGTAACCGCAGGCAGTGGGCATCAATTACGCCGACAACATTGAGCGATAATCGAACCGGGGTTATCTCGGCGAGCACCTGGAGCTCTCCCTGCTGTCTCGTTGCGACTCAGTGGGGTTAGTCAGATTCCAACAGCCTGGGGCGATGGATCCATCCTCCAGCAGAAGCGTGCTACAGCTTGCCGAAGAGGCAGATCCGGAGACGGGAACAGTGATGGAGACGGAGATGGAAACGGATGCCTCTAAAATGGCAGAGCATCGGGGATATGCCGAGGCCCTTTCCTTGTCCGGAAGGAGTAACAAGCGACGCTTGAACCGGAGGTCCTGCGGCACTGGCCAGATCCTGACTGCAAGCGCCATTTTCTTCGCCCTGATGCTCATCGTCGGCGCCATTTTTATGCACTTAAAGCACAAGCATCATCTGGGCAGGCTGCACATCCATCTGAGGGACCACGCGGAGCACCTACCCCTTGTGGCCGCAGCTGGAGTGGGTGAGTTGCTTTAAGGACCCTTGTTCACTTGTTCAATCGCTGAAAGCTCTTCGCTAACGGATAATTTTATAAGCGGTTTACATTGTTGGGctgttctctctctctgtctctttccCAGTTGACTGATTAGAAATGCCATTAGAATGATGAGAATCCATCTCAGATCACACAGTTACGAAAATAAGGCGATAAGAAATATTATCTCGCATTCAATACAAAATACTACATACAGCAGCAATAAAGTGTGTGAATAAACTTCTTTAAACAcggaataatttaataataaacaaactaTATAAATTACTTTAAGGATTAGTAAGAATAAAGCAAGCTTTAAGTTTATATGCTGTGTGTGTTCCTTAGTTAACTTATATGTAAGCGAACTCTAGTCCGATTCAATAGAAACCTTCGGCATTCACACAAGCCTCGTGTGTGGCCAAACTACTCAAAAAACTATGCGCAACAGCAATTTAAAGTTGTTTCACCAAGCACCCAATGAACTACGCCCAGTTTGTTTCAGGTTTCTTAAAAGTTTCCCCACACAAAGAGAGCGAGTGGCTTGTTGGGTTCAAAATGTGAGGTCTATGGGTTATTTAGGCCTGCCCTCTGTTATGCCCTTGCCTTAATCTATATTGTGTGGTAAATAGTTTCGATTAAGCGGCTAATTGTGCTTGTCCTTGGAATGCATTTTGCAGCTGCCCAGACGATAACAACATTCCAGCCAGCAACGGATCCTTCTCCATCTTCTGCGACTCAACCTCCTCCTTCAACTCCTGCCACTCAACCACCTCCTTCATCTCCTGCGAGTCAACCTCCTCCTTTATTTGCTCCTCCCCGCCTGGTAACCGACGAGTGTCTGGCCTGCATAGCCATTGCCGCCACGAATAATGTTCCTGGAGTTTGCAGGAGTAAAGTAGGCGATGAATGGCCGTGCGGCATTTATCGCATCTCCCCTGGCTACTGGGAGGACGCACAGCGGTTAATTGATCCAAAGGACACGCTGGCAAGGGGTAAATACACACACTGTGAAATAATTGGACCTGAAAGTCAGAGAAATACCATGCGGTTGCTCCAGGAGTAtcgcaataaaatatattccctGAATAAGAGACTAATTGGAAGagttttaaaagttattttatttacatttcgcGTTCGAAACTTGTGCAGCTTGCCTTGTATTTTCGTTAAAATATCaagatatattttcatattcaaTACATAATAATTTACTTTCAATGACTACTactatatacaaaattaatttcaaacgCTAATTTCTTGGCTTAGTCCCATTTTGTCTCTCTGCAATCGTGTCCCTTGGCTGCCTGTCTCTGGCGTTTAATAACCATCAATTGAGCTCTTTCCATCTCTGCCCTTTTTCAGACTACAAAGGATGCGTGGTGGATGATGACTGTGCCGGCAGGATTGTGAGGAGCTATGTGGAACGGTATGCCTTTGATTGCAACCAAGATGGACGGATCGAGTGTCGGGATCATGCTATACTCCATATGCGAGGACCTAGTGGCTGCCGGAGGCAGGAGCACCTGACGTCCCCGGTGGAAAAGCGTCTGGAAGTGTGTTTGATATAGAAAGAAGTAACGTAAAACTGACCGGTAGCAGGCGCTCCATATTGGGGTCGAAAATAGAGGGTTTGGTAAAGTAGGCGCTATGTAGGCGGTGCATTTTTGGGTCGTATATAGAGGGTTATGCAAAAGAAGGCTATAAACTCAAGGAAGAGCAGCAGCGCGGCATACTTGTCATCGTACAACTTGGTGGCGGCCGACCTGCCGCCCATGATGCACTGCACATGATACATGAGGAACTGCAAATGATTCGTGGTTATGCAGGGGACAGTTGCAAAAGAGAATATCAAAAGAGGTCCTTACAAACGCCACAACGCAGGCCATTGTGATGGCGAACACATAAAAGCACCAAAACACGCCCAGAATACAATATAGGACGATGCAATACAGGCTCATCAGGTAGAATCCCAAAGTCATCAGATATATGTAAAGGCCACCCATTGTGATATCCGCCTGCATATTGGAACGTTCAACcacatgaaatatttaattatttccaaCCTTCCACTTACCGGCATTGTAGCAGCCAGTATAACGATGAACAAGAACACCACGCATGTTATCAGGAAAGCGATCAGCATATAGAGGACCGGCGGTTCAATCATCAGCGGAATAAGACCAACCACCAGGAACTCCAcctaaatatattatttgttcACTATTTTCTGATAATATAGCAACACAATCCTCGATAAATTGGGGTCCTACTCACTATGACCACGGGCAATAGCCACTTCATGCATTTCATTCTCCGTATTGACTTGCTAAGTGCGTATATCAAGAACAGGAAAAGACCTACGACAAATCCTAGGAACAAGGCTGAGCTGTGATTCCTCGACACCTGTTCGAACCAACTCctggtaaa
Proteins encoded:
- the LOC108073846 gene encoding uncharacterized protein isoform X3; the encoded protein is MKCMKWLLPVVIVEFLVVGLIPLMIEPPVLYMLIAFLITCVVFLFIVILAATMPADITMGGLYIYLMTLGFYLMSLYCIVLYCILGVFWCFYVFAITMACVVAFFLMYHVQCIMGGRSAATKLYDDKYAALLLFLEFIAFFCITLYIRPKNAPPT
- the LOC108073846 gene encoding uncharacterized protein isoform X1 — translated: MFEPNVVIWPFFETETVKDRRRFTGKCFLEFLGCILFGLLQWVLVVTALKSWFEQVSRNHSSALFLGFVVGLFLFLIYALSKSIRRMKCMKWLLPVVIVEFLVVGLIPLMIEPPVLYMLIAFLITCVVFLFIVILAATMPADITMGGLYIYLMTLGFYLMSLYCIVLYCILGVFWCFYVFAITMACVVAFFLMYHVQCIMGGRSAATKLYDDKYAALLLFLEFIAFFCITLYIRPKNAPPT
- the LOC108073846 gene encoding uncharacterized protein isoform X2; protein product: MGPGGDSTEVKSWFEQVSRNHSSALFLGFVVGLFLFLIYALSKSIRRMKCMKWLLPVVIVEFLVVGLIPLMIEPPVLYMLIAFLITCVVFLFIVILAATMPADITMGGLYIYLMTLGFYLMSLYCIVLYCILGVFWCFYVFAITMACVVAFFLMYHVQCIMGGRSAATKLYDDKYAALLLFLEFIAFFCITLYIRPKNAPPT
- the LOC108073845 gene encoding uncharacterized protein, giving the protein MDPSSSRSVLQLAEEADPETGTVMETEMETDASKMAEHRGYAEALSLSGRSNKRRLNRRSCGTGQILTASAIFFALMLIVGAIFMHLKHKHHLGRLHIHLRDHAEHLPLVAAAGVAAQTITTFQPATDPSPSSATQPPPSTPATQPPPSSPASQPPPLFAPPRLVTDECLACIAIAATNNVPGVCRSKVGDEWPCGIYRISPGYWEDAQRLIDPKDTLARDYKGCVVDDDCAGRIVRSYVERYAFDCNQDGRIECRDHAILHMRGPSGCRRQEHLTSPVEKRLEVCLI